A region of the Gammaproteobacteria bacterium genome:
GCACGTCACTGACAATCGGCAGATCGCGCAGGGTTTGCATCTGCTGCTGCATGTATGGCCCTATTTCCTGTGCGTGTTCGAACAGGTTTTCACGTAGCATGATTTCCAGGTTCTTGATTCCAGCGGCAGCTGCGACCGGATGTCCCGAGTAGGTAAAACCATTTGAGAACACCACCGAATCACCGCCCTGGTCCTTGATCTCCTGAACCAGTCGATCAGAAACCAGGAAAGCACCCATTGGGATATAGCCCGAGGTCAACCCCTTCGCGGTGGTAATAATGTCAGGGACAATGCCAAACACGTCTTCCGACGCGAAGCAGTGGCCGAGCCGGCCGAATGCGGTGACGACCTCGTCCGACAGGTAGAGCATATCGTTTTTACGACAGACCTCGAGACAACGCTGATGATAGCCTTCAGGCGGCACGATGACACCACCCGAAGCAAGAATCGGTTCGGCTACAAATACCGCACAGTTGTCCGCGCCTACCTCGGCAATCATATTCTCGAGATTCGCCACGCAGGCATCGAGAAAGTCGGCATCAGACTGATCCGCAGGCTTGTACAGCGGATGCGGTGCTTCGATGTGATGCACCAGGCCAATTTCCATATCGAGGTTGTTCTTGTCGCGCTCCTTGCCGGAAACGTTGCCACCGAGATAGGTGCTGCCGTGGTAACCCCGCTTTTGCGCGATGATTTTTTTCTTGCTCGGTTTGCCACGCACGTTGTTGTAAAACTGCACAAAGCGCAGCGCCGAGTCGACCGCGGTCGAACCACCGGTGGTAAAGAAAACATGATTCAGATCACCGGGTGACTGCTCCGCAATCATTGCCGCAAACTCCGCCGCGGGCCCCGTGGTCATCGACCACGGCGAGACGTAGGGCAGCTCCATGATCTGGTCATAAACCGCCCGCGCCATCTCTTCACGGCCATGACCGATATTGACACACCACATGCCAGCAGGCGCATCGAGCAGACGGTTACCCTCGCTATCGGTTACGTAAACGCCCTCACCCTTATTTAACAGGGTGCGTTGATGACCGCCGATTTTGACAATATCGTCCCAGGGATGAATGAATAAATTGTCGTTTTGCTTGAGTTCTGCTGATGTGCTCATGTCTGTACGCCCCCGAGAATATTCGTCAATAGTTCATGTATTTTATTTATTTATTATATTTTTGCAATATATTTCAATAATATAGCTATTTTTATTGACCATTTACTCAGTAATAGGTAAGGTTACCCCCAATTATTACAGGGTTATAAATCTTGGCAACACCTGTTACCGAAAAAAATTTCGCCGGGCGTAATCGCAAAAGCCAGAGTGATTTTCGCAAGCGGCAATTGATCGATGCGACCATGGATTGCATCGATAAGCTCGGCATGTCACAAACCACGCTCGCCCGCATTGCCGAACGCGCCGGTCTGTCGCAGGGAAACGTCGTATTCCATTTTCAAAGCAAGGAAGCATTACTCGACCAGACCCTGCGCTATCTCAGCGATGAATACCTGTCAAACTGGCAATCGGCACTGGCAGCCGCCGATTCGGATCCACTAGCCCAGCTTTGCGCACTCATCAAGGCATCGTTCGCACCACAGATCTGTAACCGCAGGAAAATCAGCGTCTGGTTTGCTTTCTGGGGCGAGTCGCGCTCGCGGCCGAAGTACATGCGCGTCTGTGGCGCTCACGATAAAGCGTTTTCGGACAAGTTGTTGTCGCTATGCGAGGCCATTGAAGCTCAGCATGGCGCACGCCTGCAAGCAGCAACCGCCGCACTCAGCATCGAGGGCATGATCGACGGCCTGTGGCAAAACTTTCTCATAGGCCCACCTGGATTTAAGCGCAACCGCGCGATTCGGGCCGTGTTTGAGTTATTCGATACGATTTACCCAAATCTGAGGAGGTGCTGAATACGAATTCATGTGATCACAAAAACAGATTTTTTTATGTTAACATCGGTTCAAACTATTGATGTGACAGGCTATTCGTCATTATGCTAAGGTCTTCGCGTTACGAATATATTTCAGCTCCCTTGCGCCGTTAAGCCAGCGTACAGACTGAAAACACAATAATAAGTTTGGCATTCAAAACTAGTACGAAATTCCGAGGAGGAATTATGAACAAAGACACTACCTTAAAATCCACGCTGGTTGGCTTGACCGCTGTCGCGATGCTAACAGGCGCGTCGATCGCGTCGGCAGCCGGTAAGCTCAACGTCAGTAACTGGGCCGAGTACATGGCCGAGGACACCATCGAGAATTTTGCTAAAGAGTATGACATCGACGTCACCTTCACACCCTACGAATCCGTCGAAGCGATCGACTCTAAATTACTCGCCGGTAACTCGGGTTACGATGTGGTTTCGCATGCGGCTTCGCAAGTAGCGCGCCTGGCCAAGGGCGGCATATTACGCAAAATCGACAAGACCAAACTGAGTAACTTCAAACACATGAGCCCCGATGTCATGGCGCAGATCGGCAGCAAGTGGGATCCGGGCCACAATTATTTCGTGCCATTCATGTGGGGCACTCATGGCGTGACCTATAACAGGGAACTGGTACTGGAAACCTACCCGGAGGCACCGATCGGTTCGATCGATATGATTTTCGACCCCAAGCATATGAAGGAGTTGGCTAAATGCGGCGTTTCTTTCCTCGATTCACCCACCGATGTCATCCCGATGGCGCTCGCCTACCTCGGAATGGAACCGGACTCAACCAACAAAGCCGATTACCAGAAGGTCGAAGAGATGCTGAAAAAGGTTCGTCCGTACATCAAAACCTTTGATAACTATGCCTATCAACGCATGCCCGAAAAAGAGTTTTGTGTCGCCGTCACCTGGGGGCCTGATGGCTTACTCGCAATGTCCGGTGCTGAAGAAGCTAATACCGGAGTGGTTCTCGATTTCTTCCTGCCGGCGATTCCGAACTTCTGGGTCGATGGCTGGGTCATCCCCGGGGATGCCAAGAATATCGAGAACGCACACTTGTTCCTGAACTACATGATGCGTCCGCAGGTTGGCGCCAACGACAGTAACTACACCTGGTATGCGACCGCCAACAAGACCGCAGTGCAACAAAAGCTGATCGACGAAGCGGTTACCAGCAGCACAGCTGCTTTCCCGACCGCGGCACAAGTTTCAACCATGTATACGCTCAATCCCCTACCGCCCAAGGCGGAACGCGTCCGCACCCGGACCTGGACCAACTTCAAGGCCGGAAACTAGCAAGACGAAACCGGGGTGAGTAGTCACCCCGGTATTTTTTTGGTCGGCATATAATGGGGAGAATATGTCACAGCAGGTAGATTATAACGACCGTCCCTGGCTCGACCCTGACGCCGAACCCTTCATCAAGGTGCAAAGCGTCAGCAAGCACTTCGGCGACTTCACCGCGGTCGATAACGTCGATCTTGAAATTTTTAAGGGTGAGTTATTCTGCCTGCTCGGCGGCTCGGGCTGCGGCAAGACCACGCTGCTGCGCATGCTCGCCGGCTTCGAAACCCCCTCCTCCGGTTCGATTTTAATCGACGGCGTTAACATGAACGATGTCCCGCCCTACGAACGCCCGGTCAACATGATGTTTCAATCCTACGCGCTGTTCCCGCATATGACGGTGGAAAACAACGTCGCCTATGGTTTGAAGCGCGACGGCACTTCAAAAGCGGAGATTGCCCAGCGCGTCGAGGAGATGCTGGCGATGGTCGAGCTGACCCAGTTTCGCAAGCGTAAACCGCACCAGCTATCGGGCGGGCAGAAACAGCGCGTCGCGCTGGCACGCGCGCTGATCAAGCAACCCAAAATGCTGCTGCTCGATGAGCCACTGGCCGCACTCGACAAGCGTTTGCGGGAACAAACCCAATACGAGTTAATGAATCTCCAGGAAAAACTCGGTGTCACTTTCGTCGTCGTAACCCACGACCAGGAAGAAGCGATGACCCTGTCGACCCGTATCGCAGTCATGGATGTCGGGCGCTTTCAGCAAATCGGCACCCCGACCGAAATTTACGAATTCCCGAATTCACGCCTGGTTGCCAATTTTATCGGTAACGCCAACATGTTCGAGGGCCGTGTCACCGAAAACGGTACTGATCACGTTGTCGTCGAGAGTAAGGATCCGGCGTGTAATTTTTATATCGATCACGGCATGTCGATCCCGGAAGGCAGTAAAGTCTGGGTCGCGCTACGACCGGAGAAGATAAAAATTTCCAAACAAGCTCCCGGTGAATCCAGCACCAACAACATCAAAGGCATGGTAAGCGATATCGGTTACCTGGGTGGAACTTCGACCTATCGTGTCCTGATTGGAGATCAGCGCATCGTTGAAATCACATCGCCCAATCTGAATCGACCAAAGGACGGCAATCCACCAATCGACTGGGACGAGGAAGTCTACTTGAGCTGGGAGCCTTCCAGTTCGGTGGTATTGACCAAGTGAGCACGCCGGCGGAAACTGCTGTCGCGGAGCAGGTTACGACGCAAGACCGGCTGCATCATCGACTGACTCATTTTTTACAACATCACTGGCGCAAGTTGGTTCTACTGGTTCCCTTTGTGTGGCTGCTGTTGTTTTTCCTGGCTCCGTTTTTCTTCGTGCTCAAGATCAGTTTCGCGGAATACACGCTGAAGAGCCCGCCGTACACCGATTTGATCCAATGGGCGGACGAGGGCGTCATGCAAATCCGCGTCGTGGTCGACAATTTCGCTTACCTGTGGGAAGACGATCTCTACGTCAACACTTATCTGAGTTCAGTCAAGATTTCGACTATATCGACCATCCTGTGCTTGTTGGTCGGCTACCCGATGGCTTATGCCATCGTGCGCTCCAATCATACCGTCAAGCATATCCTGTTAATGTTGGTCATCCTGCCATTCTGGACTTCGTTCCTGCTGCGCGTCTACGCCTGGATGGGCCTCCTCAACGACCAGGGCCTGATCAACGACATCCTCACCTGGATGGGCTTCGAACCGCTACGCATGATGTACACCCATTTCGCGGTTTACGTCGGCATCGTCTATACCTATGTGCCGTTCATGATCCTGCCGCTCTACGCCAACATGGAAAAACTCGACTGGACCCTCCTCGAAGCGGCAGCCGACCTCGGCGCCAGGCCGATGACAACTTTTTTTACCGTGACCTTGCCGATGACACTGCCGGGCATCATCGCGGGCTCGCTACTGGTGTTTATCCCGGCAACCGGTGAATTTGTCATCCCGGACCTGCTCGGTGGCGGTAACGTGCTGATGATTGGCCGCGTGCTGTACAACGAATTCCACCAGAATATCGACTGGCCGGTGGCGTCCGCGGTCGCGATCGCCTTGCTGTTGGTGCTGGTCATTCCGATGATGCTGTACCAGCATATCCAGGCGAAGGAGGTTGAAGGCAAGTGAATGCCAGACTCTCCACTTTCCTGATCACCGCGGTGTGCTTCGTGATCGCGTTTCTATACATTCCCATTTTCATGTTGATCGTTTACTCGTTCAACTATTCCAAGCTGGTTCCGGTCTGGGGTGGATTTTCCGTTCGCTGGTACGAGAAATTACTGTTCGACAGTCCGGAAATCTGGGAAGCGGTGGTGCTAAGCCTGAAAATCGCGACCGTAAATGCCTGCTTCGCGACCATTCTCGGTACCCTCGCCGGACTCGCCCTGGTGCGTTTCGGGCATTTCAAGGGACGCACGCTGTTCACCGGCATGATCTCGGCGCCGTTGGTCATGCCCGAAGTCATTACCGGTCTGTCATTACTGCTGCTGTTTATCTGGCTGCAGAATTCCATCGGCTGGCCCAATGAGCGCGGTTTCACGACCATTACAATCGCGCACATCACCTTTTCGATGGCCTACGTCGCGGTCATCATTCAGTCGCGCCTCGCTGGCATGGCACAGGACCTCGAGGAGGCAGCGATGGATCTCGGCGCCAAACCCCTGCGTGTCCTAATCGATATTACCTTGCCGTTGCTCGCGCCTGGCATGCTGGCCGGCTGGCTGCTGTCGTTCACCCTGTCGCTGGATGATCTGGTAATCGCGAGTTTCGTAACCGGCCCTGGAGCAACAACGCTGCCGATTTTGATTTACTCACGCGTACGCTTAGGCTTGAGGCCCGATATCAATGCGCTCGCGACGATCATCATTCTCGTCGTAGCGATTGGGGTATTACTCGCGGCATGGATCATGTTCCGCCAGCAAAAACAACGCGCGTTGGAGTTAAGTATGAGCGAGGAAGCTTAAGCATTATTCTGGCAAATGTGACCCCGAAAGGCCCCATCCCCGCGTCCGGTCCGCCGGACTGACAGGCTAATCATCTTTCGGGCCAAGAAACATGTCCCATAACCATGCTGCCACCAGGTAAACCAGCATCAGGCCCAGTGGAAGATAGTAGGTCTCGATTTCCGTTAGCGCCGCGTGAACGGGTTTATCGTCAAAATCAATCCTGACGAATATCTGCAAGCCGAGCAACTTTAAACCGATTAAAGCGACCAGGATAAAAACACAGATCTTGACCCAGGTTGTAATTAGGCTCCTGGTCCCGATCCCTGGCGACGGCCTCCGTTTGTGATCAGAATCTTCTCGCACAATATTAAAACTATCTCGGTGACTTTGGTTTCCATTATCCCTCATTAACGGAGGCAGTTTACTTAATTCGCAAGCAAAACTAAGTAAACCGTCACCGCCTAGAACAACAATTTGACTTTGCATATTTTTGTGATCACAATTGCCCGGTTTACCGATTTTCAACTATTCTTGATTGCTATCGACTGCTGACTGGCGCCTGTCACCAGGCTCCATCGTTGCAACCGCGTGACCCTAAATGAAAGACTGGATCGAGCAACACCAGATTACCGAAGTGGAATGTATCGTGCCCGATCTGGCAGGCGCCGCACGCGGCAAGATCATGCCGGCGTCGAAATTCACCGACACCACGACGCTGCGCATGCCCCAGTCCATCTTCATGCAATCGGTTACCGGTGATTACCCTGATATCACGGATGAAATTAATCCACTCGACGTTGATATGGTATTGCATCCCGATCCGTACACGATCCGCTTGCTGCCCTGGGCCAGGGAACCATCGGCCCAGGTGATACACGACTGTTTCGACATGGAAGGCAATCCGATCTCCTTTTCTCCGCGCCAGGTATTGCGCAATGTACTGGAGATTTATCGCGCCGAGGGCTGGAAGCCGGTGGTCGCGCCAGAACTGGAATTTTACTTGCTGCAGCCAAACCTCGATCCCAAGAATCCGCTGTTACCGCCGGTGGGACGCACCGGTCGGGCCGAGCGCAGCGGGCAATCGTTCAACATCGATGCGGTCAACGACTTCGACCCGATGTTTGATGACATGTATGACTTTTGCGAGGGACAGGGGCTTGAAATCGATACGCTGATTCACGAGGAAGGCATGGGCCAGATGGAAATCAACCTGCTGCACGGCGATCCACTGGAACTCGCCGACCAGGCCTTCCTGTTCAAGCGTACCGTGCGCGAATCCGCGCTGCGCCATGATTTGTATGCCACCTTCATGGCCAAACCGATGGAGGCGCAACCCGGCAGCGCGATGCATATACATCAAAGCGTCGAGGATATCGAATCGGGCGAAAATATTTTCTCGACGCCGGAAGGCATGCCCAACGATTTGCTGCTGAGCCACATCGCCGGGCTGCAGCGCTATCTGCCGGAGGCGATGGCGCTGATGTCCCCCTACGTTAACTCCTATCGGCGCATCGTACGGGAGATGTCGGCACCGATCAATTTTCACTGGGGCTACGACAACCGCACCACGGGATTTCGCATCCCCGAAAACAACCCGAAGTCGATGCGCGTCGAAAACCGTATCGCATCCGCCGACGTTAATCCCTACCTGGCAATTGCGACGTCGCTTGCCTGTGGTCTCATCGGCATGAAGCAGGGATTAAAACCAACCGAAGCGCTCACCGGCAGCGCCTACGAACAACCGATGCAACTCTCGAGGCACTGGTACGATTCGCTGCAGCGCCTTGCCGATTGCAGGGAATTGCGCGACGTGCTCAGTGACGCTTTCATCGATGTCTATGTTGGCGTCAAAGAGGTCGAATTCGATAACTTTCTTAATGTCATCAGCCCCTGGGAACGGGAGCATCTACTGTTAAAAGTCTGAGGTGAATACTATGAGTCAGGCAACCGCAATGAAAACCAGTAACACCGAAAAATGGCAGGCCCAGGATGGCGCCCATCACCTGCACCCGTTTACCAACCCGAACGACCTGCTGCAGAAGCCGCCGCGCATTATCGAATCGGCCAAGGGCATTTACCTGACCGATTCGGACGGTAACCAGCTGCTCGATATGATGGCGGGCCTGTGGTGCGTCAACATGGGTTATGGCCGGCAGGAGCTGATCGACGCAGCACATCAGCAGATCCAGCAACTGCCCTATTAC
Encoded here:
- a CDS encoding aminotransferase, with protein sequence MSTSAELKQNDNLFIHPWDDIVKIGGHQRTLLNKGEGVYVTDSEGNRLLDAPAGMWCVNIGHGREEMARAVYDQIMELPYVSPWSMTTGPAAEFAAMIAEQSPGDLNHVFFTTGGSTAVDSALRFVQFYNNVRGKPSKKKIIAQKRGYHGSTYLGGNVSGKERDKNNLDMEIGLVHHIEAPHPLYKPADQSDADFLDACVANLENMIAEVGADNCAVFVAEPILASGGVIVPPEGYHQRCLEVCRKNDMLYLSDEVVTAFGRLGHCFASEDVFGIVPDIITTAKGLTSGYIPMGAFLVSDRLVQEIKDQGGDSVVFSNGFTYSGHPVAAAAGIKNLEIMLRENLFEHAQEIGPYMQQQMQTLRDLPIVSDVRGKGLMACVECELKQGSGDLAMDYEVGNLIDKHCQAMGLIVRPIINMCVMSPPLTITKEQIDEMVSILRQGILLAMEEVNSLEADHQSGGHHHPSPAA
- the betI gene encoding transcriptional regulator BetI, whose translation is MATPVTEKNFAGRNRKSQSDFRKRQLIDATMDCIDKLGMSQTTLARIAERAGLSQGNVVFHFQSKEALLDQTLRYLSDEYLSNWQSALAAADSDPLAQLCALIKASFAPQICNRRKISVWFAFWGESRSRPKYMRVCGAHDKAFSDKLLSLCEAIEAQHGARLQAATAALSIEGMIDGLWQNFLIGPPGFKRNRAIRAVFELFDTIYPNLRRC
- a CDS encoding extracellular solute-binding protein is translated as MNKDTTLKSTLVGLTAVAMLTGASIASAAGKLNVSNWAEYMAEDTIENFAKEYDIDVTFTPYESVEAIDSKLLAGNSGYDVVSHAASQVARLAKGGILRKIDKTKLSNFKHMSPDVMAQIGSKWDPGHNYFVPFMWGTHGVTYNRELVLETYPEAPIGSIDMIFDPKHMKELAKCGVSFLDSPTDVIPMALAYLGMEPDSTNKADYQKVEEMLKKVRPYIKTFDNYAYQRMPEKEFCVAVTWGPDGLLAMSGAEEANTGVVLDFFLPAIPNFWVDGWVIPGDAKNIENAHLFLNYMMRPQVGANDSNYTWYATANKTAVQQKLIDEAVTSSTAAFPTAAQVSTMYTLNPLPPKAERVRTRTWTNFKAGN
- a CDS encoding ABC transporter ATP-binding protein, translating into MSQQVDYNDRPWLDPDAEPFIKVQSVSKHFGDFTAVDNVDLEIFKGELFCLLGGSGCGKTTLLRMLAGFETPSSGSILIDGVNMNDVPPYERPVNMMFQSYALFPHMTVENNVAYGLKRDGTSKAEIAQRVEEMLAMVELTQFRKRKPHQLSGGQKQRVALARALIKQPKMLLLDEPLAALDKRLREQTQYELMNLQEKLGVTFVVVTHDQEEAMTLSTRIAVMDVGRFQQIGTPTEIYEFPNSRLVANFIGNANMFEGRVTENGTDHVVVESKDPACNFYIDHGMSIPEGSKVWVALRPEKIKISKQAPGESSTNNIKGMVSDIGYLGGTSTYRVLIGDQRIVEITSPNLNRPKDGNPPIDWDEEVYLSWEPSSSVVLTK
- a CDS encoding ABC transporter permease subunit, with amino-acid sequence MDQVSTPAETAVAEQVTTQDRLHHRLTHFLQHHWRKLVLLVPFVWLLLFFLAPFFFVLKISFAEYTLKSPPYTDLIQWADEGVMQIRVVVDNFAYLWEDDLYVNTYLSSVKISTISTILCLLVGYPMAYAIVRSNHTVKHILLMLVILPFWTSFLLRVYAWMGLLNDQGLINDILTWMGFEPLRMMYTHFAVYVGIVYTYVPFMILPLYANMEKLDWTLLEAAADLGARPMTTFFTVTLPMTLPGIIAGSLLVFIPATGEFVIPDLLGGGNVLMIGRVLYNEFHQNIDWPVASAVAIALLLVLVIPMMLYQHIQAKEVEGK
- a CDS encoding ABC transporter permease subunit: MNARLSTFLITAVCFVIAFLYIPIFMLIVYSFNYSKLVPVWGGFSVRWYEKLLFDSPEIWEAVVLSLKIATVNACFATILGTLAGLALVRFGHFKGRTLFTGMISAPLVMPEVITGLSLLLLFIWLQNSIGWPNERGFTTITIAHITFSMAYVAVIIQSRLAGMAQDLEEAAMDLGAKPLRVLIDITLPLLAPGMLAGWLLSFTLSLDDLVIASFVTGPGATTLPILIYSRVRLGLRPDINALATIIILVVAIGVLLAAWIMFRQQKQRALELSMSEEA
- a CDS encoding glutamine synthetase family protein → MKDWIEQHQITEVECIVPDLAGAARGKIMPASKFTDTTTLRMPQSIFMQSVTGDYPDITDEINPLDVDMVLHPDPYTIRLLPWAREPSAQVIHDCFDMEGNPISFSPRQVLRNVLEIYRAEGWKPVVAPELEFYLLQPNLDPKNPLLPPVGRTGRAERSGQSFNIDAVNDFDPMFDDMYDFCEGQGLEIDTLIHEEGMGQMEINLLHGDPLELADQAFLFKRTVRESALRHDLYATFMAKPMEAQPGSAMHIHQSVEDIESGENIFSTPEGMPNDLLLSHIAGLQRYLPEAMALMSPYVNSYRRIVREMSAPINFHWGYDNRTTGFRIPENNPKSMRVENRIASADVNPYLAIATSLACGLIGMKQGLKPTEALTGSAYEQPMQLSRHWYDSLQRLADCRELRDVLSDAFIDVYVGVKEVEFDNFLNVISPWEREHLLLKV